A part of Cottoperca gobio chromosome 4, fCotGob3.1, whole genome shotgun sequence genomic DNA contains:
- the LOC115007578 gene encoding interferon-induced protein with tetratricopeptide repeats 1B-like: protein MMSAAQSQTTLVSKLQGLQCHFTWDLDTSRAKLLRFRERFEDFGTEDGHSWLGHIYYLRGFIEYKLGFTEEAQSFFNKATEAFCQIRNADEGPWLVVNYGNLAWLHHHLGDPAESEAYMTKVDALMNKYPSPSQDKLHPEICAEKAWTLMRFTTDKMPLALDYFLKAIEMQPDMVEWNTCHILGLMFASEHSSTAVGADILEKMRIAKEKDPKNLYLAVHYLDQCAKKGERIEDEARELAREVLRNPVSRYSGIKPLLIVYRNYLSVDEAIDLSEEVLENHPDERYLKGCAALCYRWKIFDNDSLPTQSLMDRAISLHEEMISLYPHSSLKNKIDLAHIYVKSTNGLAKAEQIYQELLERDLEPVDKQMLYYNYAQHLNFHGQDRNRSLGYHMQVAEIRQQSIFREKSIKVLLNIRDRGEGRMCREIEEFLENLQEP, encoded by the coding sequence tgctgctcagagtcaaacaacactggTGTCCAAACTGCAGGGCCTGCAGTGCCACTTCACCTGGGATCTGGACACCAGCAGGGCCAAACTTTTACGTTTCAGGGAAAGGTTTGAGGATTTTGGCACCGAGGACGGACACAGCTGGCTGGGTCACATTTACTACCTGCGGgggttcattgaatacaagctggggttcactgaagaagcccagagtttcttcaacaaggctacagaggcctTCTGCCAGATAAGAAATGCAGATGAGGGTCCCTGGTTAGTGGTGAACTACGGGAACCTggcttggctgcaccaccacctgggagacccagcagagagtgaggcttaCATGACAAAGGTCGACGCCCTGATGAATAAATATCCATCTCCATCCCAGGACAAGCTCCACCCAGAGATCTGCGCTGAAAAAGCCTGGACTCTCATGAGGTTTACCACAGATAAAATGCCGCTGGCTCTAGATTACTTCCTGAAGGCCATCGAGATGCAGCCGGACATGGTGGAGTGGAACACCTGCCATATCTTAGGGTTAATGTTTGCTtcagagcacagcagcacagcagtgggggctgacatcttggagaaaatgagaatcgCCAAAGAAAAGGATCCAAAGAACTTGTACCTCGCAGTTCACTACCTCGACCAATGtgctaagaaaggagaaagaattgaAGATGAAGCACGTGAGCTAGCCAGGGAGGTTTTGAGAAATCCTGTCAGCCGCTACAGTGGTATTAAACCATTACTTATTGTTTACAGAAACtatttatctgttgatgaggccattgatTTGTCAGAGGAGGTTCTTGAAAACCATCCAGATGAGCGTTATCTGAAGGgatgtgctgcactctgctacAGATGGAAGATCTTTGACAATGACAGTCTCCCAACACAAAGCCTGATGGACAGAGCAATCAGTctccatgaagagatgatttctcTTTACCCTCATTCCTCACTTAAGAATAAAATAGATCttgcacatatatatgtaaagtCAACTAATGGCCTAgctaaagctgagcagatataccaggaactgctagaaagggatcttgaacctgtagacaaacagatgctttactACAACTAcgcacaacatttaaacttccATGGACAGGATCGCAACAGGTCACTCGGATATCACATGCAGGTGGCAGAGATACGGCAACAATCCATCTTTcgtgagaaaagcatcaaagttcTGTTGAACATTAGAGACAGAGGCGAGGGCAGAATGTGTAGAGAAATAGAGGAGTTTCTGGAAAACCTGCAAGAGCCATAG